From the genome of Ziziphus jujuba cultivar Dongzao chromosome 6, ASM3175591v1, one region includes:
- the LOC107430538 gene encoding protein TORNADO 2, which produces MALSNNVIGAINFVAMLLSIPVIGAGIWLSTEPDNSCVKILQWPVIILGVLILVVALAGFVGAFWRIPWLLILYLVAMIVLIILLACLVVFIYMVTIRGHGHIEPSRSYLEYNLEDFSGWLQRRVRSSYKWDRIRTCLSSTSLCAELNQSYRMAQDFFNAHLTPLQSGCCKPPTECGYTFVNPTYWISPINTAADMDCLAWSNEQTQLCYNCDSCKAGLLANLKKEWRRADIILLMALIGLICVYLLGCCAFRNAKTEDLFRKYKQGYT; this is translated from the exons atggcactaAGCAACAATGTCATCGGAGCTATCAACTTCGTTGCCATGCTCCTCTCTATCCCAGTCATCGGTGCCGGAATCTGGCTTTCAACAGAACCTGACAATTCTTGTGTGAAGATCTTGCAGTGGCCTGTAATAATTTTAGGTGTTTTAATCTTGGTTGTGGCTCTGGCAGGATTTGTAGGAGCTTTTTGGAGAATCCCATGGCTTCTCATACTCTACCTAGTTGCAATGATTGTTCTCATAATCTTGCTTGCTTGTTTAGTGGTTTTCATCTACATGGTCACCATTAGAGGCCATGGACATATTGAGCCGAGCCGGAGTTACTTGGAATATAATCTGGAAGATTTTTCTGGTTGGCTTCAACGTAGAGTGAGAAGTTCTTATAAATGGGATCGTATAAGAACATGTCTTAGTTCAACAAGTTTGTGTGCTGAGTTGAACCAGAGTTATCGTATGGCTCAGGATTTCTTTAATGCTCACCTTACCCCATTACAg TCAGGATGCTGTAAACCACCAACGGAGTGTGGATACACGTTTGTGAATCCAACATACTGGATAAGTCCGATAAACACGGCTGCCGACATGGATTGCCTTGCATGGAGCAACGAACAGACACAGCTATGCTACAACTGCGATTCATGCAAAGCAGGATTGCTTGCAAATCTTAAGAAAGAATGGAGGAGAGCTGATATCATATTGCTTATGGCTCTTATTGGTTTGATCTGTGTTTATTTGTTAGGTTGTTGTGCTTTTAGAAATGCCAAAACTGAGGACCTCTTTCGCAAATACAAACAAggttatacataa
- the LOC107430550 gene encoding RNA-binding protein CP33, chloroplastic: MAALEATLSLCPVYSSSSSSAKFPKPFLYSLKFHNSISAPPLSHNLLFHPSLPITNSPSRKLCFELCSAVQEIVTEEKSEKTQESNQKKKLFVVNLPWSLTVVDIKNLFGECGTVVDVEIIKQKGGRSRGFAFVTMASGEEAQAVIDKFHSQEVSGRAIRIEFAKRFKKPSPPRPPGPQPGETRHKLYVSNLEWKVRSSHLREFFSTNFNPVAARVVFDAPSGKSAGYGFVSFATREEAEEAISTLDGKELMGRPLRLKFSEKNTDKSENQKEEQDQPEES; the protein is encoded by the exons ATGGCGGCACTGGAAGCTACGCTCTCCCTCTGCCCAGTctactcttcttcttcttcttccgcTAAATTCCCGAAACCATTCCTCTACTCCTTGAAGTTCCATAATTCCATCTCTGCGCCTCCACTTTCCCACAATTTGCTTTTTCATCCTTCCCTGCCCATTACAAATAGCCCATCGAGAAAACTCTGCTTTGAGCTATGCTCGGCGGTCCAGGAAATTGTAACAGAGGAAAAATCTGAAAAAACCCAAGAATCAAATCAGAAGAAAAAGCTTTTCGTGGTCAATTTGCCATGGTCACTCACTGTTGTGGACATCAAGAACCTATTTGGAGAATGTGGAACTGTCGTGGACGTTGAG ATTATAAAGCAAAAAGGTGGAAGGAGCAGAGGCTTTGCCTTTGTGACAATGGCTTCTGGGGAAGAAGCTCAAGCTGTCATAGATAAATTTCACTCTCAA GAAGTTTCAGGTAGAGCTATAAGGATTGAGTTTGCGAAACGATTCAAGAAACCTTCTCCTCCACGTCCTCCTGGTCCTCAACCAGGAGAGACAAGGCATAAACTATATGTGTCTAATCTTGAATGGAAAGTAAGATCAAGCCATCTCAGAGAATTTTTCTCTACAAATTTTAATCCGGTTGCAGCCCGGGTTGTCTTTGATGCCCCTTCAGGAAAATCTGCGGGGTATGGATTTGTCTCTTTTGCCACGAGAGAGGAAGCTGAGGAAGCAATATCCACCTTGGATGGAAAG gaattgATGGGCAGACCACTTCGCCTGAAATTCAGTGAGAAAAACACTGACAAATCTGAAAACCAAAAGGAAGAGCAAGATCAGCCTGAAGAATCATAG
- the LOC107430605 gene encoding RING-H2 finger protein ATL52 — MGSLGSPKTWVPYTSSKDCSQGFCSLYCPQWCYIIFPPPPPLDFPEDNSPPNFSPLVIAIIGILASAFLLVSYYTIISKYCGNNTDRSTRRENHDLDQQEMEDDHSPSLHEPWHIETTGLDEALIKSIAACKYKKGDGLVDGTDCSVCLSEFKEDDTIRLLPKCSHAFHLPCIDTWLRSHSNCPLCRANIVAFAPSSLLPLPQLGEINPSNYNESSMDESRRANENVVVVVDTERGGGGGGGEEMDCLGDQVNVSKNPFRAFSDLGNSEERDIIIEIRDERYQSVRRSVSMDHPTQNRVLVADILCRNENEDEDVDEEEYGSSDGACSSKVPVAGEIGKAGRRRGVLHCVMSPVAMKRSFSSGRFFLTKPGRARHPIIPH; from the coding sequence ATGGGGTCTCTAGGCAGTCCAAAAACATGGGTTCCATACACAAGCAGCAAAGATTGTTCTCAAGGTTTCTGTAGTTTATACTGTCCTCAATGGTGTTACATAATCTTCCCTCCACCACCCCCTTTAGATTTCCCTGAGGACAATTCACCACCAAATTTCTCTCCTCTTGTTATTGCCATTATTGGCATTTTGGCTAGCGCTTTCCTTCTGGTAAGCTATTACaccataatatcaaaatactgtGGCAACAACACAGACCGCTCAACAAGAAGAGAAAATCATGATCTGGATCAACAAGAGATGGAAGATGACCACAGCCCTTCTCTCCATGAGCCTTGGCATATCGAAACCACCGGCTTAGACGAGGCTCTGATCAAGTCCATAGCAGCTTGTAAGTACAAGAAAGGTGATGGTCTTGTTGATGGAACAGATTGCTCTGTTTGTCTGAGTGAGTTTAAAGAAGATGATACTATTAGGCTTTTGCCTAAATGCAGTCATGCTTTTCATCTTCCTTGCATTGATACTTGGCTTAGATCTCACTCCAACTGCCCTTTGTGCCGAGCTAACATTGTTGCTTTCGCTCCTTCTTCGCTGCTTCCTCTGCCTCAGCTCGGAGAGATTAATCCTTCCAATTATAATGAATCATCAATGGATGAAAGTCGAAGAGCTAATGAAAATGTAGTTGTGGTAGTGGACACTGAAaggggtggtggtggtggtggtggtgaggaAATGGATTGTCTTGGTGATCAAGTTAACGTTTCGAAGAATCCATTTCGTGCTTTTAGTGATTTGGGAAATTCGGAAGAGAGGGATATCATAATTGAGATTAGAGATGAAAGATATCAGAGTGTTAGAAGGTCGGTTTCGATGGATCATCCAACTCAAAACCGTGTTTTGGTTGCTGATATTCTGTGTAGgaatgaaaatgaagatgaagatgttgATGAAGAAGAATATGGGTCAAGTGATGGTGCTTGTTCTTCCAAAGTTCCGGTGGCCGGAGAAATCGGAAAAGCTGGCCGGAGAAGAGGTGTTTTGCATTGTGTGATGAGTCCTGTTGCTATGAAGAGATCGTTTTCTAGTGGAAGATTCTTCCTTACCAAGCCTGGAAGAGCACGTCACCCAATTATTCCTCACTGA
- the LOC107430556 gene encoding transcription factor bHLH71 yields MIQSWFNQKTELKKQKKKSFLVFSTGNAKLKIVMALEALSSNELLNFIIYDTLSAGAAPYSSQLDYHSSETSTFLLENGLKPQEQQGGDAALTMENHTTLPSSKRQSYAAASSEFSNQLMMKQNLGAQGRKKRKRKPRVCKNREEAETQRMTHIAVERNRRKQMNEHLAVLRSLMPESYVQRGDQASIVGGAIEFVKELEHLLQSLEAQKLQLIQQGIGGQEENSNSSTTTANTKFLTPPFAQFFLYPQYTWSQNSKKYTSKTKAAIADIEVTLIETHASLRILSRRSPKQLFKLVAGFQTLNLSILHLNVITMNALVLYSVSVKLEEGCLLTSVDDIAAAVHHMLRIIEEEAALY; encoded by the exons ATGATACAGAGCTGGTTTAATCAGAAAACagagttaaaaaaacaaaaaaaaaaatcatttttagttttttcaacTGGGAATGCCAAACTGAAAATAGTAATGGCTTTAGAAGCTCTATCTTCAAATGAGCTTCTCAACTTCATTATCTATGATACACTATCTGCTGGTGCTGCTCCATATAGCTCTCAATTAGATTATCATTCTTCAGAAACCAGTACTTTCCTTTTAGAGAATGGTTTGAAACCTCAAGAACAACAAGGTGGTGATGCAGCATTAACAATGGAGAATCATACGACATTGCCAAGCAGTAAACGACAATCTTATGCAGCTGCATCATCAGAATTCAGTAACCAGCTGATGATGAAACAGAATTTGGGTGCACAGGgtagaaagaaaaggaagagaaaaccAAGGGTTTGCAAGAACAGAGAAGAAGCTGAGACACAGAGGATGACTCACATTGCTGTTGAAAGAAACAGAAGAAAACAGATGAATGAGCATCTTGCTGTCTTGCGTTCTCTTATGCCCGAATCTTATGTCCAAAgg GGTGACCAAGCCTCAATAGTAGGTGGTGCTATAGAATTTGTAAAAGAACTTGAACATCTTTTGCAATCTCTTGAAGCTCAGAAGCTCCAACTTATACAACAAggaattggaggacaagaagaAAACAGTAATAGTAGTACCACTACAGCCAACACAAAATTCCTAACACCCCCTTTTgcacaattttttttgtatCCCCAATATACCTGGTCTCAAAACTCCAAGAAATATACATCAAAGACCAAAGCAGCCATAGCTGATATTGAGGTAACCTTAATAGAAACACATGCAAGCCTTCGAATTCTATCGCGACGAAGCCCTAAACAGCTCTTCAAGTTGGTTGCTGGTTTTCAAACACTTAATCTCTCCATCCTCCACCTCAATGTTATTACCATGAATGCATTAGTTCTCTACTCTGTCAGTGTTAAG CTTGAAGAGGGTTGCTTACTCACTTCAGTAGACGACATAGCAGCTGCTGTTCACCACATGCTAAGAATAATTGAGGAGGAAGCTGCTTTGTACTGA